A stretch of DNA from Coccidioides posadasii str. Silveira chromosome 1, complete sequence:
TAGAAGCCGTAGaaaacaccaaaaaaaagggcagAATAGCGCAACACCTAAAATATTCACGGTCAGCATAGGAGGCGATCGCGTGCACATCGCTACTTTTGGCTGTAGCGCTCCGGGAGCTCACGTTAATTCCTTGAGATGTGGCCATGGCTGGATTGGAAGATGTCACCCCAAAGATCTTGGGGTCAATCGGAGGGATAGCGAGGGGAAACGGCGGGTGCAGCAAAGAGTGTCTGTGCGAATGGTCCAAGATATCAGACAAGACAGCCCGGACGAGCAATGGGTCCTTGGACGCGCGGGGATGGGATCGCTTGGCTGGTCGAGCAATCAAATCTGTGTCTTGCTGTCGGCTCTGCCAATTCGAAGATTCGGGATTTTTGCTTGGCGTGAGAGACCATTGCTTACGTAAGGCCACTGAGCTCCGTGATTACATAACGAACGTCGGCGTTGCTCGTTTTGGAGAAATCATAGCAACGCGGAGGAGGACGAGAAGCGGACACCTTCGCGGTGGTGCAGGAGCCTTTGTTTCCCGTCAAGATGAGTGCTATGCAGCGGAAAGATGAAATCCTGGCGAAGAAGGCCAAGCTCGCCGAGCTGAAGCGCCAGCGAGAATTGAGACAGCGGGAGTTCTCTCAGACCCGCATGAGCATAGGGGAATCATCAGAggtatgtacggagtatgcaaGGAGAAGTCCCCATGCCCTCGTCCAATGCCCGCCCTGACTAgatctctttctcctttgcTTTCTACTGCAGATTCTAGCTCCTACGCCTGGTCGTTCGGATAGAGCCGAGCTCGATAGTTTAATTTCCCGGCTTGTTGACAGGCCGTCGTCTGCCGCTCACAGGGATGGTGGAGACGGGTCACCAAGAGGTCGCGGAAGCCGTCCAAACTCAGTCCTCAGTGGCGGACAGCTCAGCGGTGAAAATATCGAAGCCTATACTCCACCAATAAGGCCGCTATCCCAGTCCATCGCAACGCAGACCACCCATGACCTTTCCGATGCCGTGCCCCAACCCGCTCCTCCTCCGTCGCCGCCGAAGCCGGAAATTCTAACGTACAGCAAAGCAGTGCAGACTGACACGTGGACGGAATCAAAGACACGTTCAGAAGATGGAACAGAATCGGAGGGAGAGGACTCCCCCACTACTTCGCGTGCAAATAAACGACTCAGCAGAAGAGAGCGTGAGCGAGACGAGGAGATCAGAGAAAAGCTACGGCAGGAAATTGAAGAAGAGCTAAAAGCCACACAAAGTTTAGCAGCAGGCGGTGATGCTCAGCCCACCGGCCAATTTAGATATCCGTTGCGCACGCTGACCAGCGATGAGCTTAATGCAGTCACTTCTTCAGGGGAGTTTTTAGATTTTGTGGAAAGATCAAGCAAAGTTATTGAGCGAGCTTTGGATGAAGAATACGATGTGCTTGCAGATTATGCACTGGGTGGAATAGGGGGCGAGGACGAAGAGGATGACGACTACAGACTGGGCAAGAAGCGGAGAGAAATAAAGCAGGTCACTCAGTTTTGGGATGAGAGATGGAGTAAGAAGCGTATGATTACCGACGTTAGCTTCTCTCCAAAGGTGCGGTGCTCTCTTACCCACGACTATGAAGGCTTTTATACTGACAACATGTGTAATAGTTCCCTGAACTGATCATAGCCTCTTACACCAAGAACCCAACCGCACCTCACGACCCAGACGGACTCGTCAAGGTCTGGAATCAGCATCTCCATGCTCGACCCGAATACATATTCCACTCAACATCCGATATCCTCACAGCCAAATTCAGCCCATTCCATCCGAACCTTATCATTGGCGGTTCGTATTCTGGACAGGTGCTTCTTTGGGACACAAGATCCTCGCGTGCAGGCGGAGGCGCTCCTGTGCAGAAAACTCCCTTATCGGGGTCGGGCCACACTCATCCGGTCTATAGCATCACCATAGTTGGCACCCAAAATGCTCACAACATCCTGACAGCATCAACCGACGGGGTGGTCTGCGGTTGGACGGTTGACATGCTCTCCCAACCACAGGAATACCTTGAACTCACTACTCCTCCACCCTCCAAAACCGAAGATCTTGCACCCACAACCCTCTCGTTCCCTCAATCTGATCCCACATTTTTCCTTGTCGGCACGGAAGAAGGCACTATATACCCCTGTCACCGTTATGATCGCGCTGGCGCCAAAGCGGGAACAGACCACCGCCTTTCTTATCGTGGCCATGCCGCCCCAGTTATGTCAACAGCTTTCCATCCCGCTCGTGGCCCCGTTGATCTTGGAGACTTGATGCTTAGTTCAAGTATAGACTGGAGCGTCAAGCTTTGGCGAGTTCGCCCACCCGCGGCAACATCCACTTCCTCAGGGACGTCTTCCTCGGCGGCAAGCATGCAAACAGTTTCTCCAATCCTCGATATCACCCGTGAGGACGTTGTATACGATGCTCGCTGGTCTCCAAATCGACCGGGCGTGTTCGCCCTTGTCACTGGTGCCGGATCGCTCGAGGTGTGGGATTTATATACGGAGACTGAAGTGCCGACTGCCTGTGCAACTCCCACATCCGGCAAGGGTGGAATATTGACTAAGAGCCTAAACAAAGTCGCAtgggaagaaaaggaaggaaGACGGCTTGCTACGGGCGGATTGGATGGTGTTGTTACAGTATTTGATGTTGGAAAGGGGCTAGGTGGAGGGCCAGAGGAACTTAGCACGGAAGAGTGGTCAGGGATGAAACGTTTGGTTGGGAGATTGGAGCAAGGTCTTGATAAGCCATGACAGAGATAGGATCATGTTTCCGCGATCTATATTCTATTCTGAGTTTTGTTGGAAACTTATCTTTCTTCGTCACCGCTTACCACTACattctgttttctttgtaCAGGTCCCCCAATTCGGCTCTTTGCAAGATCATTAAGTCAGTGGGATTGAACTCTTCTCTTTCACCCCAATTGCCAATGTCAACTAGTTGGACTGCGGTCAGCTCGAGATATTATACCCCTATTGAATTCGTTTATATTGCCAGGTACTCTGTATGTATAGAAAGTCAGTTTTTTATACGCTATGTGTCTAAACTTCCTGCTCCGATGGGCTTAAATCCATATCTATTCTAATATTCGCTGTCTTTCTTTTATGCATTTATTGCCAAAGCACCTCATCAATACTCAGTATGTATATCGGAAGGCAGGCTGTTCATATTCAAGGTCAGCCTTGTTAAACTGGAATAGGATAGGGGAAACGGGGCAAATGAAGCGTAATTACCATGTTTTCGATGATGAAATTCCCTTTCTGCTGTCTCTGATTCGCAACGTAGAAATATATAGAGAACATCCCAACAATTGCGATCATGAGTATATGTGAACTAAAAACTGTATTAGAGCCCGCCTATACTCGTGCGAAGGAAGGTGTTGTGCTGACCCGATAGACACCCAAACA
This window harbors:
- a CDS encoding uncharacterized protein (EggNog:ENOG410PH9X~COG:Z~BUSCO:3697at33183), with amino-acid sequence MSAMQRKDEILAKKAKLAELKRQRELRQREFSQTRMSIGESSEILAPTPGRSDRAELDSLISRLVDRPSSAAHRDGGDGSPRGRGSRPNSVLSGGQLSGENIEAYTPPIRPLSQSIATQTTHDLSDAVPQPAPPPSPPKPEILTYSKAVQTDTWTESKTRSEDGTESEGEDSPTTSRANKRLSRRERERDEEIREKLRQEIEEELKATQSLAAGGDAQPTGQFRYPLRTLTSDELNAVTSSGEFLDFVERSSKVIERALDEEYDVLADYALGGIGGEDEEDDDYRLGKKRREIKQVTQFWDERWSKKRMITDVSFSPKFPELIIASYTKNPTAPHDPDGLVKVWNQHLHARPEYIFHSTSDILTAKFSPFHPNLIIGGSYSGQVLLWDTRSSRAGGGAPVQKTPLSGSGHTHPVYSITIVGTQNAHNILTASTDGVVCGWTVDMLSQPQEYLELTTPPPSKTEDLAPTTLSFPQSDPTFFLVGTEEGTIYPCHRYDRAGAKAGTDHRLSYRGHAAPVMSTAFHPARGPVDLGDLMLSSSIDWSVKLWRVRPPAATSTSSGTSSSAASMQTVSPILDITREDVVYDARWSPNRPGVFALVTGAGSLEVWDLYTETEVPTACATPTSGKGGILTKSLNKVAWEEKEGRRLATGGLDGVVTVFDVGKGLGGGPEELSTEEWSGMKRLVGRLEQGLDKP